The Bacillaceae bacterium IKA-2 DNA window AATTAAACGACCGTCATTGTCAAAAACAGGATAACCAGTCGTCATAACTATCCGACCTGTCTTAGTATGTTGCATGGCACGAACATGTTTTTTTTCTTTTAGTACTAAGGCATTCACCGACGGCGATAATACACCCTCCTCTTCAAATTGATAAACTGATTTTCCGATATAGGAATCAGCTTTCAACCCATAAACGAGCCACTGATTTGGATTGGATTGCAAAATAATTCCTTTTTCATCGATAATGGTAATATTATTGTTTGAAGTTTCGACTATTTTATTTAATAGCATTTCTAATGTATCGAGGTTCAAGAGAACAACTCCTTTGGAAGTTTAATTTAATGATAAGTGAGCGAATTTCATAATACCAATAAACTAGTCACATTAAGCTACCTAGTGCCGTAAAATCCGCAATATGAAAAGTGTAAGGGGATTTATTAGAATAGTAGAAATATTTAATTTAATTATAAATCAATAGAGCTAGGATAATCAAGAATTAAATCAATTTTCGTTTAATTTGATTATAAATTAAATCGATCATTAGTGAATTGGTTGAAATGAAAGCGATTTCATAGGTTGGTAAAGTTGGCGTGTTTCTTGCATATAAATAGTTATAAGTATTTATAAAATATAGAGAATTTACAGAAGGAGATGTTCGCAATGGAAGATTATATTAAAGAGTTAGAAGAATTAGATAAAAAGCACTTTTTTCACCCGACGTCACCAATTCAACTACAGCAACAACAAGGCCCGGCATTTATTTTTACAAAAGGAGAAGGGATATACCTTGAAGATATTAAGGGGAATCGGGTCATTGATGGGATGTCATCTTTATGGAATGTAAATATAGGCCATGGTGTAGAAGAAATGGGGAAAGTCGCACATGAGCAAATGTCAAAGCTCGCCTTTAGCTCGTGCTTTGCTACACATAGTAATGAGCCGGCGATCAAGCTAGCGGCGAAAATTGCTGAAATCGCACCTGGAGATTTGAGCGCTACATTTTTTGCGTCCGGTGGTTCAGAGGCCAATGATACTGCCTATAAGCTGGCACGCCATTATTGGATTTTAAAAGAACAGCCGAAACGAAAAAAAATTATTTCTCGAAATAGGTCGTATCACGGAGTTGCGATGGGAGCTACTAGTGCCACTGGTTTAAAGCCGTTTCGAGACTTTACGAATTCATTAGCTCCAGATTTCTATCATGTGGATAATTTCTCCTCGCAGTCGTTGCGTGAATTAATTGAAGCTGAAGGTCCAGAAACGATTGCAGCTTTTATTGCAGAACCGGTTCAAGGTGCTGGGGGAGTTCAAATTGCTCCTGATAATTATTTTAAAGAGGTTAGGAAGATTTGTGATGATTACGGTATTTTATTTATCACAGATGAAGTAATCACTGGCTTTGGTCGAACAGGGAAGTATTTTGGTATTGAACATTATGGTGTGACTCCAGATATGATGTGTTTTGCTAAAGGGGTGACTAGTGGATATGCTCAGCTAGGTGGTGTCGTTTTCTCTGAGAGGATGCATCAAGATTTTATTGAACTCTCAAAAGGTACTCTGCTTCATGGCTATACGTACAGTGGACACCCAATGGCGTGCAGTGTCGCTTTGAAAAATATAGAAATTATCGAAAGAGATGGTCTAATAGATAATGCGAAGTTAATGGGAATAGAAATGTTATCAGGTTTCCAAATGTTACAAAAAGAACGAACGATCATTGGCGAGGTTAGAGCTCTCGGATTAATTGGCGCTATCGAAATTGTCAAAGATCAAGTAACAAATGAGAGATTTCCGACACCACTGACTCCAATGATTATAGGCGAAGCAGCGAAACGAGGACTCATTTTGAGATCGGTCATTTTTGATGGACAAGACACGCTTGTATTCGCCCCGCCATTAATAATTAATAAGGAACAAGTCGCTAAAATGATATCCATTTTAAATGAGGCTATTCAAGCTGTAGAACAGAATAATTTAGAACTAAAAATGTAAAGAAACGAAATATTGCTGCGCAAGAACGGTGTGACTAGGTGAAAAATAAGTTTTGCTTTATTGTCTAGTTTGTTTTCAATAATTTATTGTAAAGGGAGAGAGTAAATATGATTATAGGTGTCCCAAGAGAAATTAAGGACCATGAAAATAGAGTCGGGATGACTCCTGCGGGCGTTGTGGCTTTTAAAAGAAACGGACATGAGGTTTGTATCGAAACAAGTGCGGGTGTCGGAAGTGGATTTACGAATGAAGATTATATAGCTGCGGGGGCAAGCATTGTTTCATCAGCATCTGAAGCATGGAAGGCGGATATGGTAGTCAAAGTAAAGGAGCCATTACCAGCAGAATATCGTTTTTTCCGTGAGGGACTCATCCTTTACACGTATCTACATCTTGCTGCAGAACCTGAATTAACGAAAGCGCTATTAGATATGAAAGTAGTGGCGATTGCCTACGAAACGATCCAATTGGAAAGTGGTGCCCTACCATTACTTACACCAATGAGTGAGGTAGCGGGAAGAATGTCTGTACAGATGGGAGCTCAATTTTTAGAAAAACCAAAAGGTGGAAAAGGTGTATTATTAGGTGGGGTACCAGGAGTTGCGCCGGCGAATGTGGTGATCATTGGTGGGGGAATTGTTGGAACAAATGCAGCGAAATTGGCAATTGGTCTTGGTGCTGACGTGACAATTTTAGACGTGAATATGGATAGACTTCGGCAGTTAGATGATATATTTCAAGGACGTCTTAAAACATTATCCTCCAATCCGTATAATATTGCTGAAGCGGTTAAAAAAGCTGATCTATTGGTTGGTGCTGTACTAATCCCCGGTGCCCGTGCACCTCAATTAGTAACAGAGAAAATGATTAAAACGATGGAAGAGGGTTCAGTGGTGGTGGACGTCGCGATTGACCAAGGTGGTTCAATCGCAACGATTGATCATATTACTACTCATAGCCATCCAACGTACGTCAAGCATGGTATCGTTCATTACGCTGTAGCCAATATGCCAGGAGCAGTTCCCAGGACGTCAACACTTGCCCTAGCAAATGTGACAGTTCCATACGGGATCCAAATTGCAAACAAAGGCTATCGGCAAGCAGCATTAGAAAATAAGGCGTTAGCAAAAGGGATTAATGTCATGAATGGTTTAGTTACCTATCGAGCTGTCTCAGAAGCCTATGGATACTTGTACACAGAAGTTGAAACTGTGTTAGAAAATGAAACGACCGTGAAAATCTAGTATGCCCGAAAACTAAAATGTTTTAATTTTATGACAAATAGTAAAGAAAGAAATGATCAGTTGAGGTGATTAAGAATGAAAATAGTAAAAATAGATATGAGTAATTTAACAGTGACAGAAGAGGATGCGACGAAATATAAACGATTAGGTGGAAGGGCATTAACTTCGAAAATTATTCACGATGAAGTCCCAGCAACATGCCATCCGCTTGGTGCTAATAATAAATTAATTTTTGCAACAGGTTTATTAACGGGCTCCGGTGCGTCTAGTTCGGATCGCTATTCTGTCGGTGCAAAAAGCCCGTTAACAGGTGGGATCAAAGAAAGTAACGCGGGTGGGATTTCTGGCTTAACGCTTGGCAAATTAGGGATTAAAGCGCTTGTACTGGAAAATATTCGTGATGATTTTAAAATCGTTCATCTTTACAAAGATGGTGTCAAGTTTGATGACGCAACACCGATTCTTGGAAAGGATTTAAGTGAAGCCTCTACCTGGTTACGAGATACGTATGGAAAACATGTCGCTGTTTGGTTAATTGGCGTAGCGGGTGAGCAAAAAATGAACTTAGCGGCCATTGCTGGCCAAGATAAAGAAGGTCATCCGACTAGATTTAACGGCAGGGGTGGCTTAGGTGCTGTAGCTGGTTCTAAAGGAGTCAAAGCGATTGTCCTTGATGCTAGTGGCACAGAAAAAAACAGACCAAGCGACAAAGCAGTTTTTAAAGGTGCGTTAAAGCAATATCATGGTTGGCTAATGGAAGCGCCAGGAACTGCGAAAATACTTCCTGAACTTGGTACGGCATCATTAGTTGAAACAACAAATGCTTTAGGTGCTCTTCCGACTAGAAATTTTTCGATTGGAACAATGGAAGACTATAAGAATATATCAGGAGAAACGCTTCGAGAAACAATACTAGAACGTGGTGGTGAAGGTACACCTACTCATGCTTGTATGCCTGGATGTATTATTCGCTGTTCGAATGTCTATGTAGATAAATCGGGAAAAATTGTTACTGGACCACTAGAATATGAAAATATTGGTTTATTAGGATCAAATCTTGATATTAGTAATCTTGATGATATCGCTGAATTAAATCGACTTTGTAACGAGTATGGAATCGATACGATTGAAACAGGTGGTGCCTTGGGAGTTTTAATGGCTCAAAATGTTCTTTCCTTTGGAGATGCAGAGGGGGCGGCTGAGGCGATAAAAGAAATTAAAAAAGGTAGTCCGCTTGGTAGAATTATTGGTAGTGGCGCTGAATTAGTCGGGAAAATATATGGTGAGCCTCATGTGCCAACGGCTAAAGGTCAAACGATGCCAGCCTATGATCCAAGAGCGGTTAAAGGTTTAGGGGTTACTTTTGCGACTTCTCCAATGGGTGCTGACCATACAGCTGGTCAAACGATCAGAGCTCAAATTGATCATCATTCGCCGAAAGGTCAGGTAGAACTCTCTAAAAATGCCCAGACAGTTAATACGATTTGGGATAACCTTGGCATGTGTATGTTTAGCGCGGGAGCTGTTCAAAATCGGTGGGAGATTGTCGGTGAGTTAGTTTCTGCTTACACAGGTGAGCAATTTACTGGTGATGATATCGTAAATATGGCCAATGAGACGTTAAAAGTTGAGCATGCATTTAATCGTAAAGCTGGATTTACGAAGGCCGATGATAAACTATCAGATTATTTTTATCAAGAAGAAAACAAAGCAAGCCAAACTGTTTTTGATGTGCCACAGGAAGAGTTAGAAACTATCGGAGTCGAAAGAGATGATTTGTAGACTTGAAAATAAAGCAAGCATTGGAGTTTCTGGAAATGGTTATTAAGGTCATTTCCTATATCCCATATTTAGAAAACATTAGCAATGAATATTATTTAGAGCAAACCATAACTGTCGAGCAATTTATTAATTCAATAGGTGTTAAGTGGGATGATGATGCGTTAGTAGTTGTCAATAGGGTTATCGTTAGTGATAACTCTATGACATTAAATGATGGTGATCAACTAGAATTACTAATACCATTGTCGGGTGGTTAAAGAAATATATCGTGAAATTTAAGGTGGGAAAGGGAAATACAATCGGTTGGATTGCACAGTTTAAGGAGAGAAACTTTAAATAACTATATTATTTTAGGACCAATTCACAAATGATTTGGTCTTTTTTGCGCTTGGAAGTGCCCGAACTAATGGGTGGAATTATCTAAAACGTCGTATTGGCGAAAGTGTATAGCTAACATAGAGTGCTTGTCCGTAAGGATATGTGCGGAGGTAATGTTTTTTAAAATTGGCTATTCTATTATTGTTTGA harbors:
- the ald gene encoding alanine dehydrogenase; translation: MIIGVPREIKDHENRVGMTPAGVVAFKRNGHEVCIETSAGVGSGFTNEDYIAAGASIVSSASEAWKADMVVKVKEPLPAEYRFFREGLILYTYLHLAAEPELTKALLDMKVVAIAYETIQLESGALPLLTPMSEVAGRMSVQMGAQFLEKPKGGKGVLLGGVPGVAPANVVIIGGGIVGTNAAKLAIGLGADVTILDVNMDRLRQLDDIFQGRLKTLSSNPYNIAEAVKKADLLVGAVLIPGARAPQLVTEKMIKTMEEGSVVVDVAIDQGGSIATIDHITTHSHPTYVKHGIVHYAVANMPGAVPRTSTLALANVTVPYGIQIANKGYRQAALENKALAKGINVMNGLVTYRAVSEAYGYLYTEVETVLENETTVKI
- a CDS encoding aspartate aminotransferase family protein is translated as MEDYIKELEELDKKHFFHPTSPIQLQQQQGPAFIFTKGEGIYLEDIKGNRVIDGMSSLWNVNIGHGVEEMGKVAHEQMSKLAFSSCFATHSNEPAIKLAAKIAEIAPGDLSATFFASGGSEANDTAYKLARHYWILKEQPKRKKIISRNRSYHGVAMGATSATGLKPFRDFTNSLAPDFYHVDNFSSQSLRELIEAEGPETIAAFIAEPVQGAGGVQIAPDNYFKEVRKICDDYGILFITDEVITGFGRTGKYFGIEHYGVTPDMMCFAKGVTSGYAQLGGVVFSERMHQDFIELSKGTLLHGYTYSGHPMACSVALKNIEIIERDGLIDNAKLMGIEMLSGFQMLQKERTIIGEVRALGLIGAIEIVKDQVTNERFPTPLTPMIIGEAAKRGLILRSVIFDGQDTLVFAPPLIINKEQVAKMISILNEAIQAVEQNNLELKM
- a CDS encoding aldehyde ferredoxin oxidoreductase C-terminal domain-containing protein; its protein translation is MKIVKIDMSNLTVTEEDATKYKRLGGRALTSKIIHDEVPATCHPLGANNKLIFATGLLTGSGASSSDRYSVGAKSPLTGGIKESNAGGISGLTLGKLGIKALVLENIRDDFKIVHLYKDGVKFDDATPILGKDLSEASTWLRDTYGKHVAVWLIGVAGEQKMNLAAIAGQDKEGHPTRFNGRGGLGAVAGSKGVKAIVLDASGTEKNRPSDKAVFKGALKQYHGWLMEAPGTAKILPELGTASLVETTNALGALPTRNFSIGTMEDYKNISGETLRETILERGGEGTPTHACMPGCIIRCSNVYVDKSGKIVTGPLEYENIGLLGSNLDISNLDDIAELNRLCNEYGIDTIETGGALGVLMAQNVLSFGDAEGAAEAIKEIKKGSPLGRIIGSGAELVGKIYGEPHVPTAKGQTMPAYDPRAVKGLGVTFATSPMGADHTAGQTIRAQIDHHSPKGQVELSKNAQTVNTIWDNLGMCMFSAGAVQNRWEIVGELVSAYTGEQFTGDDIVNMANETLKVEHAFNRKAGFTKADDKLSDYFYQEENKASQTVFDVPQEELETIGVERDDL
- a CDS encoding MoaD/ThiS family protein — encoded protein: MVIKVISYIPYLENISNEYYLEQTITVEQFINSIGVKWDDDALVVVNRVIVSDNSMTLNDGDQLELLIPLSGG